In Firmicutes bacterium ASF500, a single genomic region encodes these proteins:
- the leuA gene encoding 2-isopropylmalate synthase — protein sequence MKPGYEKYIPFIPQPIKGRTWPDRVITKAPTWCSVDLRDGNQALVDPMNLAEKLEYFHTLVDIGVKEIEIGFPSASETEYEICRELIEGGHIPDDVTIQVLVQAREHLIKKTFEAIQGAKNVILHFYNSTSTLQRKVVFHMDCDGITKIATDAADLIYEMSQPMIESGMNLRFEYSPESFMGTEMDYAVEICQAVLDHLHATPENKVILNLPTTVENCMPNQFADMLEYFCRKIPGRDSAIISLHPHNDRGCGVATTEMGLLAGADRVEATLFGNGERTGNVDMVTLAMNMYTQGVDPELDFSNINKIKEMFERCTKMPVGDRQPYVGKLVFTAFSGSHQDAINKGVQYMKSSGTEYWEIPYLPIDPADVGREYEPIIRINSQSGKGGAAYIMEHDFGFDLPKSMHPEFGHIVQVETDKVGKEIAPERILELFRQEYVDVKEPYHLLKHAFQETVDGEGHSHVAFAGTLRHTDTVFEVSGEGNGPIDAFFNAIKDEKMSHFTFLDYASHAITDGSDSQGVAYILLQDKRTGKQYWGVGLSHNINLAPLRAILSAVNRAKKA from the coding sequence ATGAAGCCCGGATATGAAAAGTATATTCCCTTTATACCCCAGCCCATCAAGGGCCGCACCTGGCCCGACCGGGTGATTACCAAGGCCCCCACCTGGTGCTCCGTGGACCTGCGGGACGGCAACCAGGCCCTGGTGGACCCCATGAATCTGGCTGAAAAGCTGGAATACTTCCACACCCTCGTCGATATCGGGGTGAAGGAGATTGAGATCGGCTTCCCCTCCGCCAGCGAGACGGAGTATGAGATTTGCCGGGAGCTCATCGAGGGAGGCCACATCCCTGACGACGTGACCATCCAGGTGCTGGTCCAGGCCCGGGAGCACCTGATTAAAAAGACCTTCGAGGCCATCCAGGGGGCCAAGAACGTCATTCTCCATTTCTATAACTCCACCTCCACCCTCCAGCGGAAGGTGGTCTTCCACATGGACTGCGACGGCATCACCAAAATCGCCACCGATGCCGCCGACCTGATCTATGAGATGTCCCAGCCCATGATTGAATCCGGTATGAATCTCCGCTTTGAATACTCTCCGGAGTCGTTTATGGGCACCGAGATGGACTACGCCGTGGAAATTTGCCAGGCCGTCCTGGACCACCTCCACGCCACGCCGGAGAACAAGGTCATTTTGAACCTGCCCACCACCGTGGAGAACTGTATGCCCAACCAGTTCGCCGATATGCTGGAGTACTTCTGCCGCAAGATTCCCGGGCGGGACAGCGCCATTATCTCCCTCCACCCTCACAATGACCGGGGCTGCGGGGTCGCCACCACCGAGATGGGCCTGCTGGCCGGGGCCGACCGGGTGGAGGCCACCCTATTCGGCAACGGCGAGCGCACCGGCAACGTGGACATGGTCACCTTGGCTATGAACATGTACACCCAGGGTGTGGACCCGGAGCTGGACTTCTCCAACATCAACAAAATCAAAGAGATGTTTGAGCGGTGCACCAAGATGCCCGTGGGCGACCGCCAGCCCTACGTGGGCAAGCTGGTCTTTACCGCCTTCTCGGGCAGTCACCAGGACGCCATCAACAAGGGCGTGCAGTATATGAAGTCCTCCGGGACCGAGTACTGGGAGATCCCCTATCTGCCCATCGACCCCGCCGACGTGGGCCGGGAATACGAGCCCATCATCCGCATCAACTCCCAGTCGGGCAAGGGGGGCGCAGCCTATATTATGGAGCACGACTTCGGCTTCGATCTGCCCAAGTCCATGCACCCGGAATTCGGCCACATCGTTCAGGTGGAGACCGACAAGGTGGGCAAGGAGATCGCCCCCGAGCGCATCCTGGAGCTGTTCCGCCAAGAGTACGTGGACGTAAAGGAGCCCTATCACCTGCTCAAGCACGCCTTCCAGGAGACGGTGGACGGCGAGGGCCACTCCCACGTGGCCTTCGCGGGCACCCTGCGGCACACCGACACGGTATTTGAGGTGTCCGGCGAGGGCAACGGCCCCATCGACGCCTTCTTCAACGCCATCAAGGACGAGAAAATGTCCCACTTCACCTTCCTGGACTACGCCTCCCACGCCATTACTGACGGCTCTGACTCCCAGGGCGTGGCCTACATCCTCCTTCAGGACAAGCGCACCGGCAAGCAGTACTGGGGCGTGGGCCTCAGCCACAACATCAACCTGGCCCCCCTCCGGGCCATCCTGTCCGCCGTCAACCGGGCAAAGAAAGCATAA
- the thrZ gene encoding Threonine--tRNA ligase 2 has translation MSEENLYTFENEEYRKTYWHTCSHALAQAMKRLHPEVKLAIGPSIDNGFYYDFDTPEPFTEGQLAELEAEMRKICKEKLKLERFELPRAEAIQFMEEKGEPFKVELINDLPEDAVISFYKQGEFTDLCAGPHLDSTGRIKGNAIKLTACNAAYWRGDSNRETLQRIYGVAFPKKDELDEYLAKIEEAKKRDHRRLGKELGLFMLRDEGPGFPFFLPKGMTLKNTLLDYWRKVHKKYGYVEISTPIMLNRQLWEQSGHWDHYKNNMYTTVIDEVDFAVKPMNCPGGMLVYASEPHSYRELPLRVGEIGLVHRHELSGALHGLFRVRCFSQDDAHVFMTREQMQDVIQETVRLFDEVYNVFGLSYTIELSTMPEDHIGTVEEWERNQDILKAAITAMGKDFVVNEGDGAFYGPKLDFHLADSLGRTWQCGTIQLDSQLPERFELEYTGEDGQKHRPVMIHRVVLGSIERFIGVITEHFAGAFPAWLAPVQVKLLPVTDRAGEYAEEVSKKLDAQGFRVEVDSRNEKIGKKIREATLEKIPYMLVVGDRDMENGTVSVRHRSGEDLGAMTLDQFAALLGDEVKEMTIK, from the coding sequence ATGTCCGAAGAAAACCTGTACACCTTTGAAAACGAGGAATACCGCAAGACCTATTGGCACACCTGCTCCCATGCGCTAGCCCAGGCCATGAAGCGGCTCCACCCCGAGGTAAAGCTTGCCATCGGCCCCAGCATCGACAACGGCTTCTATTACGACTTCGACACCCCGGAGCCCTTCACCGAGGGCCAGCTGGCCGAGCTGGAAGCCGAGATGCGGAAAATCTGCAAGGAGAAGCTGAAACTGGAGCGGTTTGAGCTGCCCCGGGCGGAGGCCATCCAATTCATGGAGGAGAAGGGTGAGCCCTTCAAGGTGGAGCTGATCAACGACCTGCCCGAGGACGCGGTCATCTCCTTCTACAAGCAGGGGGAATTCACCGACCTGTGCGCCGGTCCCCATCTGGACTCCACCGGGCGGATCAAGGGCAACGCCATCAAGCTCACCGCCTGCAATGCCGCCTACTGGCGGGGCGACTCCAATCGTGAGACCCTCCAGCGCATCTACGGTGTGGCCTTCCCCAAGAAGGACGAGCTGGACGAGTACCTTGCCAAGATCGAGGAGGCCAAGAAGCGGGACCACCGCCGTCTGGGCAAGGAGCTGGGCCTGTTTATGCTCCGGGACGAGGGCCCCGGCTTCCCCTTCTTCCTGCCCAAGGGCATGACCCTGAAAAACACCCTCCTGGACTACTGGCGGAAGGTCCACAAGAAATATGGCTACGTGGAGATCTCCACCCCCATCATGCTCAACCGCCAGCTGTGGGAGCAGTCCGGCCACTGGGACCACTACAAGAACAACATGTACACCACCGTCATCGACGAGGTGGACTTCGCGGTGAAACCCATGAACTGCCCCGGCGGCATGCTGGTCTACGCCAGCGAGCCCCACTCCTACCGAGAGCTGCCCCTGCGGGTGGGAGAGATCGGTCTGGTCCACCGCCACGAGCTGTCCGGGGCCCTCCACGGCCTGTTCCGGGTGCGCTGCTTCAGCCAGGACGACGCCCACGTCTTCATGACCCGGGAGCAGATGCAGGACGTGATTCAGGAGACGGTACGCCTCTTCGACGAGGTCTATAACGTCTTTGGCCTGAGCTACACCATCGAGCTGTCTACTATGCCCGAGGACCACATCGGCACCGTGGAGGAGTGGGAGCGGAATCAGGACATCCTCAAGGCCGCCATCACCGCCATGGGCAAGGACTTCGTGGTCAACGAGGGGGACGGAGCCTTCTACGGGCCCAAGCTGGACTTCCACCTGGCCGACTCCCTGGGCCGGACCTGGCAGTGCGGCACCATCCAGCTGGACAGCCAGCTGCCCGAGCGGTTCGAGCTGGAGTACACCGGCGAGGACGGCCAGAAGCACCGCCCCGTCATGATTCACCGGGTGGTGCTGGGCTCCATCGAGCGGTTCATCGGCGTGATTACCGAGCACTTCGCCGGGGCCTTCCCCGCCTGGCTGGCCCCCGTCCAGGTGAAGCTGCTGCCCGTCACCGACCGGGCCGGAGAGTACGCCGAAGAGGTCTCCAAAAAGCTGGACGCCCAGGGCTTCCGGGTGGAGGTGGACAGCCGCAACGAGAAGATCGGCAAGAAGATCCGGGAGGCCACCCTGGAGAAAATCCCCTATATGCTGGTCGTCGGCGACCGGGACATGGAGAACGGCACCGTCTCCGTCCGGCACCGCTCCGGCGAGGATCTGGGCGCTATGACCCTGGACCAGTTCGCCGCCCTTCTGGGGGATGAGGTCAAGGAAATGACCATCAAGTGA
- the xerC_1 gene encoding Tyrosine recombinase XerC: protein MKRANGTGCVMKLSGNRRRPYAVRVSYLERPGLWKQRYLSYHRTAKEAQGALEQYMGKATEPQTLAVTLGQVYDQWSARKYEKANGASIASYKASWARLSAIQNVEMFRLTIDHLQKIIDQDALQGLSQSSISNDKMLMKALFKHAMERDIVSKDYSAFVEIPSVGAKYEKGAFTPSQMEQLERMAQDGFPWADTVLMLCYTGFRISEFLQLTKESFCPDHGGYLIGGLKTKAGKNRLVPIHPKVKTYFERWLNKGGRTIICTTDGRRMDIPTYRRGFDVVMEKIKAPQATPHWCRHTMASMMKIAGVDDLAARRILGHSDKNITEHYTHIDIDFLRTELCKMT, encoded by the coding sequence ATGAAACGTGCAAATGGGACGGGTTGTGTTATGAAGCTATCGGGGAACCGCCGCCGTCCGTATGCTGTGCGTGTGTCTTACCTGGAGCGCCCCGGGCTTTGGAAACAGCGGTATCTTAGCTATCACAGGACGGCCAAAGAAGCGCAGGGGGCGCTTGAACAGTACATGGGAAAAGCAACGGAGCCCCAAACGCTGGCCGTTACCCTGGGCCAGGTATACGACCAGTGGTCAGCCCGGAAATACGAAAAGGCAAACGGAGCTTCTATCGCAAGCTATAAGGCCTCGTGGGCCCGCCTGAGCGCCATTCAGAACGTTGAAATGTTCCGGTTGACTATAGACCACCTTCAAAAAATAATCGACCAGGACGCGCTACAGGGCCTTTCTCAGTCTTCTATAAGCAACGACAAAATGCTTATGAAAGCCCTGTTCAAGCACGCGATGGAGCGAGACATCGTATCAAAGGATTACTCCGCTTTTGTGGAAATTCCGTCCGTTGGCGCAAAATACGAAAAGGGGGCATTTACCCCCAGCCAAATGGAGCAGCTAGAAAGAATGGCACAGGATGGATTTCCCTGGGCTGATACTGTTCTCATGTTATGCTATACTGGGTTTCGTATTTCTGAATTTCTCCAGCTTACCAAAGAATCCTTCTGCCCAGACCACGGCGGCTATCTGATTGGTGGTCTGAAAACAAAGGCCGGGAAAAATAGGCTGGTTCCCATACACCCAAAGGTCAAAACGTATTTTGAGCGGTGGCTGAACAAGGGCGGCAGGACGATCATCTGCACCACAGACGGCAGGAGAATGGACATCCCTACATACCGGAGGGGATTCGATGTCGTTATGGAGAAGATAAAGGCTCCACAAGCTACCCCGCATTGGTGCCGCCACACAATGGCCTCCATGATGAAAATTGCTGGGGTTGACGACTTGGCCGCACGCAGGATTCTCGGACACTCAGATAAAAATATCACAGAGCATTACACACATATCGACATTGATTTTCTAAGGACTGAGCTTTGCAAAATGACTTGA
- the rpsU gene encoding 30S ribosomal protein S21 — MSEVRVRENESLESALKRFKRSCAKSGVLAEVRKREHYESPSVKRRKKSEAARKNRKKFY, encoded by the coding sequence ATGTCGGAAGTCCGAGTGAGAGAAAACGAGTCTCTGGAGAGCGCCCTGAAACGCTTTAAGCGCAGCTGCGCCAAGTCTGGGGTGCTGGCCGAGGTCCGCAAGCGTGAGCACTACGAGAGCCCCAGCGTCAAGCGCCGCAAGAAGTCTGAGGCCGCCCGCAAGAACCGCAAGAAATTCTATTGA
- the ppdK gene encoding Pyruvate, phosphate dikinase translates to MATKFLYLFSEGNASMRDLLGGKGANLAEMTNIGMPVPQGFTITTEACTQYYEDGEKINDEIQAQIMEYIDKLEKITGKKFGDLENPLLVSVRSGARASMPGMMDTILNLGLNEQVVEVIAKQSNNPRWAWDCYRRFIQMYSDVVMEVGKKYFEQLIDKMKEKKGVTQDVELDANDLKELAGQFKAEYKEKIGADFPSDPKEQLMGAIKAVFRSWNNPRAIVYRRMNDIPGSWGTAVNVQSMAFGNMGDDCGTGVAFTRNPATGEKKLMGEFLTNAQGEDVVAGVRTPMPIAEMAEKFPEAFAQFTDVCQKLEDHYRDMQDMEFTVEHGKLYMLQTRNGKRTAAAALKIACDLVDEGMIDEKKAVAMIDPRNLDTLLHPQFDPAALKKATPVATALPASPGAACGKIVFTADDAKEWAARGEKVCLVRLETSPEDIEGMVASQGILTVRGGMTSHAAVVARGMGTCCVSGCGTIKMDEENKKFELDGRTYVEGDWISLDGSTGNIYGEAIPTVPASISGEFGRIMAWADKYRQMGVRTNADNPRDTAQAVKFGAEGIGLCRTEHMFFEADRIPAIREMICSDTVEQREKALAKLEPMQQGDFEAMYEALEGRPMTVRFLDPPLHEFVPTEEEDIELMAKEMGKSVAEIKAVIAGLHEFNPMMGHRGCRLSVTFPEIAKMQTRAVIKAALAVQARHPEWTIVPEIMIPLVGELKEFAFVKSIITGEADALIKEAGSDMKYQVGNMIEIPRAAMTADDIAPHSDFFSFGSNDLTQLVFGFSRDDAGKFLDAYYEKKIFESDPFARLDQHGVGRLISNAARWGRSTNPNVHLGICGEHGGDPSSVMFCHDIGLDYVSCSPFRVPIARLAAAQAAIANPR, encoded by the coding sequence ATGGCCACTAAATTTTTGTACCTCTTTTCTGAGGGCAACGCGAGCATGCGCGACCTGCTGGGCGGCAAGGGCGCGAACCTGGCTGAGATGACCAACATCGGTATGCCGGTCCCCCAGGGCTTCACCATCACCACCGAGGCCTGTACTCAGTACTATGAGGACGGCGAGAAAATCAACGACGAGATCCAGGCCCAGATCATGGAGTATATCGACAAGCTGGAGAAGATCACCGGCAAGAAGTTCGGCGACCTGGAAAATCCCCTTCTCGTCTCCGTCCGCTCCGGCGCCCGGGCCTCCATGCCCGGTATGATGGACACCATCCTGAACTTGGGCCTGAATGAGCAGGTCGTCGAGGTCATCGCCAAGCAGTCCAACAACCCCCGCTGGGCCTGGGACTGCTACCGCCGCTTTATCCAGATGTACTCCGACGTGGTCATGGAGGTGGGCAAGAAGTACTTTGAGCAGCTCATCGACAAGATGAAGGAGAAGAAGGGCGTCACCCAGGACGTGGAGCTGGACGCCAACGACCTGAAAGAGCTGGCCGGCCAGTTCAAGGCCGAGTACAAGGAGAAGATCGGCGCTGACTTCCCCTCCGACCCCAAGGAGCAGCTGATGGGGGCCATCAAGGCCGTGTTCCGCTCCTGGAACAACCCCCGGGCCATTGTCTACCGCCGGATGAACGACATCCCCGGCTCCTGGGGCACCGCCGTCAACGTGCAGTCCATGGCCTTCGGCAACATGGGCGACGACTGCGGCACCGGCGTGGCCTTCACCCGCAACCCCGCCACCGGCGAGAAGAAGCTGATGGGTGAGTTCCTGACCAACGCCCAGGGTGAGGACGTGGTAGCCGGCGTGCGCACCCCCATGCCCATCGCTGAGATGGCTGAGAAGTTCCCCGAGGCCTTCGCTCAGTTCACCGACGTGTGCCAGAAGCTGGAGGACCACTACCGGGATATGCAGGACATGGAGTTTACCGTGGAGCACGGCAAGCTCTATATGCTCCAGACCCGCAACGGCAAGCGCACCGCCGCCGCCGCTCTGAAGATCGCCTGCGACCTGGTGGACGAGGGCATGATCGACGAGAAGAAGGCCGTCGCTATGATCGACCCCCGCAATCTGGACACCCTGCTCCACCCCCAGTTCGACCCCGCCGCCTTGAAGAAGGCCACCCCCGTGGCCACCGCTCTGCCCGCCTCTCCCGGCGCGGCCTGCGGCAAGATCGTCTTTACCGCTGACGACGCCAAGGAGTGGGCCGCCCGGGGTGAGAAGGTCTGTCTCGTCCGGCTGGAGACCTCCCCCGAGGATATCGAGGGCATGGTGGCCTCCCAGGGCATCCTCACCGTCCGGGGCGGCATGACCTCCCACGCCGCCGTGGTGGCCCGCGGTATGGGCACCTGCTGCGTGTCCGGCTGCGGCACCATCAAGATGGACGAGGAGAATAAGAAATTTGAGCTGGACGGCCGCACCTATGTAGAGGGCGACTGGATCAGCCTGGACGGCTCCACCGGCAACATCTACGGCGAGGCCATCCCCACCGTGCCCGCCTCCATCTCCGGCGAGTTTGGCCGGATCATGGCCTGGGCCGACAAGTACCGCCAGATGGGCGTCCGCACCAACGCCGACAACCCCCGTGACACCGCTCAGGCCGTCAAGTTCGGCGCTGAGGGCATCGGCCTGTGCCGCACCGAGCACATGTTCTTTGAGGCCGACCGCATCCCCGCCATTCGGGAGATGATCTGCTCCGACACCGTGGAGCAGCGGGAGAAGGCCCTGGCTAAGCTGGAGCCCATGCAGCAGGGCGACTTTGAGGCCATGTACGAGGCCCTGGAGGGCCGTCCCATGACCGTCCGCTTCCTGGACCCCCCGCTGCACGAGTTCGTCCCCACCGAGGAGGAGGACATTGAGCTGATGGCCAAGGAGATGGGCAAGAGCGTGGCCGAGATCAAGGCCGTTATTGCCGGCCTCCACGAGTTCAACCCCATGATGGGCCACCGCGGCTGCCGCCTCAGCGTCACCTTCCCCGAGATCGCCAAGATGCAGACCAGAGCCGTCATCAAAGCCGCCCTGGCCGTTCAGGCCCGCCACCCCGAGTGGACCATCGTGCCGGAGATCATGATTCCCCTGGTGGGCGAACTGAAGGAGTTCGCCTTCGTGAAGAGCATCATCACCGGAGAGGCCGACGCCCTGATCAAGGAGGCCGGCTCCGATATGAAGTATCAGGTGGGCAACATGATCGAGATTCCCCGGGCCGCTATGACCGCCGACGACATCGCCCCCCACTCCGACTTCTTCTCCTTCGGCTCCAACGACCTGACTCAGCTGGTCTTCGGCTTCAGCCGTGACGACGCGGGCAAGTTCCTGGACGCCTACTATGAGAAGAAAATCTTCGAGAGCGACCCCTTCGCCCGTCTGGACCAGCACGGCGTGGGCCGTCTGATCTCCAACGCCGCCCGCTGGGGCCGGTCCACCAACCCCAATGTCCACCTGGGCATCTGCGGCGAGCACGGCGGCGACCCCTCCTCCGTCATGTTCTGCCACGACATCGGGCTGGACTACGTGTCTTGCTCCCCCTTCCGGGTGCCCATCGCCCGGCTGGCCGCCGCTCAGGCCGCCATCGCCAACCCCCGGTAA
- the patA_1 gene encoding Peptidoglycan O-acetyltransferase — MVFSTPIFMFYFLVFTLLLYYVVPRRGRNVVLLLSSLFFYFWGERVYVAIMFLSTAIDFTHGLLVERCKAKGNDRGAKLAVASSIIFNLALLCFFKYWDFIAGSLQAVGLTFMPVLDVHLPIGISFYTFQTMSYTIDVYRGDARAQRSILNFGTFVTLFPQLIAGPIIKYKDLGDQIDQRTCSAGKFASGVQIFMVGLGKKLLIANNVGALWDSYKAMALSDLTVAGAWLGVLAFTFQIYFDFSGYSDMAVGLGRMLGFEFLPNFNYPYISKSITEFWRRWHISLSTWFREYLYIPLGGNRCSKPRWMFNLFVVWAATGIWHGANWTFLFWGLYFFALLMLEKFFLLKPLEKAPAVVGHVYTMFFVMVSWAIFAIEDLGHLAGYLKVMFGLGGVPLANSWFGYYLTSYLPVLCLAALASTPLGASIYRRLGQRAQYALCTVLVAGGLLVCTAYLVAGTYNPFLYFNF, encoded by the coding sequence ATGGTATTTTCCACCCCTATTTTCATGTTCTATTTCCTGGTCTTCACCCTGCTGCTGTACTACGTTGTCCCCCGCCGGGGGCGCAATGTGGTGCTGCTGCTCTCCTCTCTGTTTTTCTACTTCTGGGGGGAGCGGGTCTATGTCGCGATCATGTTCCTGTCCACCGCCATCGACTTCACCCATGGACTGCTGGTAGAGCGCTGCAAGGCGAAGGGGAATGACAGAGGGGCAAAGCTGGCGGTGGCCTCCTCCATCATCTTCAATCTGGCCCTGCTGTGCTTCTTCAAGTACTGGGACTTCATCGCCGGCTCCCTCCAGGCCGTGGGCCTGACCTTTATGCCGGTGCTGGATGTCCACCTGCCCATCGGCATCTCCTTCTACACCTTCCAGACCATGAGCTACACCATCGACGTATACCGGGGAGACGCCCGGGCTCAGCGGTCCATCCTCAACTTCGGCACCTTCGTCACCCTATTCCCCCAGCTGATTGCCGGTCCCATCATCAAGTACAAGGACCTGGGGGACCAGATCGACCAGCGGACCTGCTCCGCCGGCAAATTTGCCTCCGGAGTGCAGATCTTCATGGTGGGCCTGGGGAAAAAGCTGCTCATCGCCAACAATGTGGGGGCGCTGTGGGACAGCTATAAGGCGATGGCCCTGTCCGACCTGACGGTGGCCGGGGCCTGGCTGGGGGTGCTGGCCTTTACATTTCAGATTTACTTTGATTTCTCCGGCTATTCCGATATGGCCGTTGGCCTGGGGCGGATGCTGGGCTTTGAGTTTTTGCCCAACTTCAACTACCCCTATATCTCCAAAAGCATCACCGAGTTCTGGCGGCGCTGGCACATCTCCCTGAGCACCTGGTTCCGGGAGTACCTCTATATCCCGCTGGGGGGCAACCGGTGCTCCAAGCCCCGGTGGATGTTCAACCTCTTTGTGGTCTGGGCCGCCACCGGTATCTGGCACGGGGCCAACTGGACCTTCCTGTTCTGGGGGCTGTACTTCTTCGCCCTGCTGATGCTGGAGAAATTTTTCCTGCTCAAGCCCCTGGAGAAAGCTCCCGCCGTTGTGGGCCACGTCTACACCATGTTTTTCGTCATGGTCAGCTGGGCCATCTTCGCCATTGAGGACCTGGGCCACCTGGCCGGATACCTGAAGGTCATGTTCGGCCTGGGGGGCGTTCCCCTCGCCAACAGCTGGTTCGGCTACTATCTGACCAGCTATCTGCCCGTCCTGTGTCTGGCGGCTCTGGCCTCCACCCCCCTGGGGGCGTCCATCTACCGCCGCCTGGGACAGAGAGCACAGTACGCCCTGTGCACCGTCCTGGTGGCCGGGGGACTGCTGGTCTGCACCGCCTATCTGGTGGCGGGGACCTACAACCCCTTCCTGTACTTTAACTTCTAA
- the mepA_3 gene encoding Multidrug export protein MepA — translation MSHAQEPSGQREKMLETPIPRLIPTLAAPTIISMLVTSVYNMADTYFVSQLNTSASGAVGVVFSLMAIIQAAGFTVGMGSGSIASRLLGQDKGEEADVYASSGVAAALVLGLVMAGAGLLCQDELIWRLGSTSTIFPYARDYAFYIILGTPVMILSFTLNNLLRWQGKANLAVFGLATGGILNIILDPIFIYGFQMGIGGAGAATLLSQCVGLTILTSFFLLKKGGLRVTPARISRSPGIYLAILKQGMPSFFRQGVLSVSNMALNYNAKLFGDAAVAALSIVGKVFMVIQSVVIGFGQGFQPVLGYNYGAGRLDRVKQAVWFSVKTCTVILTCAAAAGFILSPHIITLFRRDDAMVIDIGTRAFRWQCLTLPLGAVLVFANMFFQSLGKSWRAVILAVCRQGLYIPLVYLLTGRAGLAGLERSQACADLLAFLLSAGVMAHYFKTEFGAEA, via the coding sequence ATGTCCCATGCCCAGGAGCCGTCCGGACAGCGGGAGAAAATGCTGGAGACCCCCATCCCCAGGCTGATTCCCACGCTGGCCGCGCCCACCATCATCAGTATGCTGGTCACCTCCGTCTATAATATGGCGGACACCTACTTTGTCTCCCAGCTGAATACCAGCGCCTCGGGGGCGGTGGGGGTGGTGTTCTCCCTCATGGCCATCATCCAGGCGGCGGGCTTTACGGTGGGTATGGGCTCCGGGTCCATCGCCTCCCGGCTGCTGGGGCAGGACAAGGGGGAGGAGGCCGACGTGTACGCCTCCTCCGGGGTGGCGGCGGCGCTGGTGCTGGGGCTGGTGATGGCGGGAGCGGGACTGCTCTGCCAGGACGAGCTGATCTGGCGGCTGGGCAGCACCTCCACCATCTTCCCCTACGCCCGGGATTATGCCTTTTACATCATCCTGGGCACGCCGGTGATGATTCTCTCCTTCACGCTGAACAATCTGCTCCGCTGGCAGGGGAAGGCCAATCTGGCCGTGTTCGGCCTGGCCACCGGCGGGATTTTGAACATAATCCTGGACCCCATCTTTATCTACGGCTTTCAGATGGGAATCGGCGGGGCGGGAGCGGCCACCCTGCTCAGCCAGTGCGTCGGCCTGACCATTCTCACCTCCTTCTTTCTGCTGAAAAAGGGCGGCCTGCGGGTGACTCCCGCCCGGATCTCCCGGTCCCCCGGGATTTATCTGGCTATTTTGAAGCAGGGGATGCCCTCCTTCTTCCGGCAGGGGGTGCTGTCGGTGTCCAACATGGCGCTGAACTACAACGCCAAGCTCTTCGGCGACGCGGCGGTAGCCGCCCTGTCCATCGTGGGCAAGGTGTTTATGGTGATTCAGTCGGTGGTCATCGGCTTCGGCCAGGGCTTTCAGCCGGTGCTGGGCTACAACTACGGCGCCGGGCGGCTGGACCGGGTGAAGCAGGCGGTGTGGTTCTCGGTAAAGACCTGCACGGTGATTCTCACCTGCGCGGCGGCGGCGGGCTTTATCCTGTCCCCCCACATCATCACGCTCTTCCGCCGGGACGACGCTATGGTCATCGACATCGGAACCCGGGCCTTCCGCTGGCAGTGCCTGACCCTGCCCCTGGGGGCGGTGCTGGTGTTCGCCAACATGTTTTTCCAGTCGCTGGGCAAGTCCTGGCGGGCGGTGATTTTGGCGGTCTGCCGCCAGGGGCTGTACATCCCGCTGGTCTATCTGCTGACCGGCCGGGCGGGGCTGGCCGGTCTGGAGCGGTCCCAGGCCTGCGCCGACCTGCTGGCTTTCCTCCTGTCCGCCGGCGTGATGGCCCACTACTTTAAAACAGAATTTGGCGCAGAAGCTTAG